The following proteins are encoded in a genomic region of Cyclonatronum proteinivorum:
- a CDS encoding cyclic nucleotide-binding domain-containing protein: MALSWSGFGKLFSGKSSEEEDFIKRVQLFCDLSRRERVKVQRLMHFRVYEEGEYIFHKGQPGAAFYVIRTGHVQIVTPASPPIILAEVSPGEVIGELAILDETPRSASALTSEKTETLAIFKGDFDAFMLSEPVIAAKIYRRLAIIIGNRLKTTNALLQTQTEKSAEKTM; the protein is encoded by the coding sequence GGTTTTGGAAAGCTTTTTTCAGGTAAAAGTTCTGAAGAGGAAGACTTTATAAAGCGGGTACAACTGTTTTGCGATCTATCCCGACGTGAACGGGTGAAAGTGCAGCGACTTATGCACTTCAGGGTATATGAAGAGGGGGAGTATATTTTTCACAAAGGTCAGCCCGGCGCGGCTTTCTATGTAATCCGAACCGGGCACGTGCAGATTGTCACACCCGCTTCACCGCCCATTATACTTGCGGAAGTATCACCTGGCGAAGTGATTGGTGAATTGGCTATACTGGATGAAACACCCCGGTCCGCAAGTGCCCTCACCTCGGAAAAGACGGAAACCCTGGCCATTTTCAAAGGTGATTTTGATGCCTTTATGCTCAGTGAGCCGGTCATTGCAGCCAAAATATACCGCAGGCTTGCCATTATTATTGGAAACAGACTGAAAACCACCAATGCCCTGCTTCAGACTCAAACTGAAAAGAGCGCAGAAAAGACAATGTGA
- a CDS encoding AI-2E family transporter, which produces MRNPQSDTEVKRRTRTYVLVSSIVFLLTTGYVLWSIRPLLLPVVFGALLAYVSQPVVALLIRRGFPKLLSVLLFVTFFITLLFYAFVFVKNQIPDRDEQAELRTVAMYQLNERYESLIETSEQNTTFAFGLRFLMQETHPLIDNLNFFLALEPEEQRSFEARMDSLKHTSPRYGRMLQYHRENQNLRLYTSDLSLSEAILTGQRTINTREPADQEREGGSTLLLIFGFFSTWLIMPVIFFFLLLDEGRFRRKLISMVPNIFFETALTSLYNVDKAIGSYLRGTLLESLAVFTAFLILLSLIGFNFTVSVLIGIVAAVANIIPFIGPAVGIILVIAYALIIDEINSILPFINTANLVYFAGLAAILIQVLDNMLLKPLILGGATDLHPILVFFVVVAGGVMFGFWGVLFSIPVIVIIKVSATTIHERLLLYQIIRL; this is translated from the coding sequence ATGCGTAATCCGCAAAGCGATACCGAAGTTAAGCGCAGAACACGTACTTATGTACTTGTAAGCAGCATCGTTTTTCTGCTCACAACCGGTTACGTGCTTTGGTCAATCCGCCCGTTGTTGCTGCCCGTCGTTTTCGGTGCATTGCTGGCTTATGTGAGTCAGCCTGTTGTTGCGCTCTTAATTCGTAGGGGATTTCCCAAATTACTCAGCGTGCTGCTGTTTGTTACCTTCTTTATCACGCTGCTTTTTTATGCCTTCGTTTTTGTAAAGAATCAGATTCCCGACAGAGATGAACAGGCGGAACTGCGTACCGTTGCGATGTATCAGCTTAACGAGCGCTACGAAAGCCTCATTGAAACTTCCGAACAGAACACCACTTTTGCCTTTGGCCTTCGCTTCCTCATGCAGGAAACGCATCCGCTGATTGATAACCTCAACTTTTTTCTGGCCCTCGAGCCGGAAGAACAGCGATCTTTTGAAGCCCGAATGGATAGCCTGAAGCACACAAGTCCCCGCTATGGGCGCATGCTTCAGTATCATCGTGAAAACCAGAATCTGAGATTATACACCAGCGATCTCTCCCTTTCAGAAGCTATTCTTACCGGTCAGCGCACCATTAACACGCGTGAACCCGCAGATCAGGAGCGGGAAGGCGGTTCAACCCTGCTGCTTATCTTTGGCTTCTTTTCCACCTGGCTCATTATGCCGGTTATTTTCTTTTTTCTTTTGCTGGATGAAGGTCGCTTCAGGCGCAAACTCATCTCAATGGTACCCAACATTTTCTTTGAAACAGCCCTGACATCCTTATATAACGTTGACAAAGCAATCGGCTCTTACCTGCGGGGCACGCTGCTCGAAAGCCTGGCTGTATTCACTGCATTTCTGATATTACTAAGCCTCATAGGCTTCAACTTCACGGTTTCAGTCCTAATAGGAATTGTAGCAGCTGTGGCAAATATCATCCCGTTTATTGGCCCGGCCGTAGGGATTATTCTGGTGATAGCATATGCGCTTATCATTGATGAAATCAATAGCATTCTTCCATTTATCAATACCGCAAATCTGGTTTACTTTGCGGGCTTAGCCGCCATTTTGATTCAGGTGTTGGATAACATGCTGCTCAAACCGCTCATTTTGGGCGGAGCGACAGACCTGCATCCGATTCTTGTTTTTTTCGTCGTAGTTGCCGGCGGTGTAATGTTCGGTTTCTGGGGTGTACTTTTTTCGATTCCGGTAATTGTAATCATTAAAGTAAGTGCTACAACCATCCATGAACGGCTTTTGCTGTATCAGATCATCCGGCTTTAG
- a CDS encoding tetratricopeptide repeat protein, protein MKPFRPPFLLLPLVILFFLPFVANGQQYVQTLPKPADTEQTSIRALTDAVRAANGDYYLVDRRNSTISILDPNGDLIEVINGFVGPAGTIQLRSPLRIATGPNNRLYIADDRNNEIYVIEDLQYLRTIGESGRMPGQFSRIRDIAVDSDNYLYVLDERANRVDIFDDQGRFVNWIGGPERGEPRLFGDLRGIGINGANQLYVLENNPASLHIFSDSGKHIRTFHSLGSAGSTIENGRSLTVFQNGDFSVLDGDNGTFSTFSKNGEFIQRTGRSARMSSPGIFRDPLILRASIESPNTLLVIDAGDNNVQEYVYSFQPEDFSRTEKIQLEHLTESIPAFSDAVFAPNGVMYYIPDGSQSEVVALDLNYGEVRFRLPAQRAHRLATDNNSRVYIVDQHRRSNEINIFSSAGVLELSLGQDIANPLQSPEAITVKSDGTIIVADASHPRLHQWAANGEYLGDEISLRQLDHRNISIIRTDSRDNIYLLDGSENEIYRLNAAGMLTDPQPLTVSGYNPERGNAEISWFDIDLSDQLHLFNNETLQYYLFEWEPSIQSINTPNLLFKFGRSGENELDFMRTGAVALNPHQLTAHVMNNRGREVKSIGITIRPPKPDLDSFVFSVDEEGFLHIRPKDGFDGVTSSFSLAIENLENGELEIISSDNQTISVNYADQRNELLNFRIMGASAGNLSEPSEAFQDYIGYGRYLASQELFIHALEQYGRAPGYYSNTDPEMVNFIARQYINWGQTLTNRGEAYLTTLILRNASTLIDERDPLTRDISEVLITLYNTLGRRGAYDVLIESTDNLLGITSPSIVDEVSRTIGQVAAGMARTGVEQRILQSIEIYNRMLEWADQPDWALSGLAASQLSYFELLERTNAPHHLSSLRINRAQQAVEEALEKIRLVNNLYNETRILQLRILNYQGQHDQVMEIAEQELTDQIPGMDQRFERLYRLHGGKAMLAAGEYNRAIFNFTELLQLDQGDTDVQLMLADAYFRDGRYAEAQGIYRQLQLRNPDEALYQGLTGRTEFALGNYAEASFQLEQAIRANPDINWFYGELARAFFMDGKYTEALAYFELSVSETTNRLSAARQRQLPQQAQAEIRSELETYLFEQGVAASRIRDYETAQQALQSLVELTPSNAQYWFELGNVFVNTGLVYQAENAFSRALSIESQNETYRNAFNQARERSDEYATNQPAARILSVNVNPVFPSVYRNYTDAQSIGEVVIENNTASVITNARLEVSFSRFAAESYFIDLPVMSPRSNTSVPLFMAFTSDIMTNVEDTNAQLTLNLFYNHRGESLTDVSNANVTIHRRSAISWQDKRSLASFISPGSETIRQFVSEINSNLEPLSVLDLPEAILIGARLYSTLNNSGFVYQRDPNIETILATGVLDDIQFPAETLTLRSGECDDFVVMFCSLFEAQGIRTAYIDVPGHVFMAFDTGLSTDELDFMGMDAWRFITYENRVFLPIETTLLGRGSFMQAWENAALRWQQEREAGNMPQIVPIEQAHRVYAPSEYVPTDFRSPLVFSDDLLADFSYTLQQVFNSFNAGMIQNIEQRLTAEPENLFLVNQLGILLAQTGETDRAKEVFENGLAIFPESPQLNNNMGNLYFQERNFIRAAEFYRNSTQLNDQNAEVFVNLARSLLEAGQTDASRDALRQALRLDQNVRSRYDFIFNELF, encoded by the coding sequence ATGAAACCCTTCCGCCCTCCCTTCCTGCTGCTTCCCCTCGTAATTCTTTTCTTTTTACCGTTTGTTGCAAACGGGCAACAATATGTACAAACACTTCCTAAACCAGCAGATACGGAGCAAACTTCGATCCGGGCACTTACAGATGCTGTACGCGCCGCAAACGGGGACTATTATCTCGTAGATCGAAGGAATTCAACAATTTCGATACTTGATCCAAATGGTGATTTGATCGAAGTGATTAATGGTTTCGTAGGACCGGCCGGCACCATTCAGCTTCGCAGCCCGCTTCGTATTGCAACCGGCCCCAATAACAGGCTTTACATCGCAGATGACAGGAACAATGAAATCTATGTTATTGAGGATTTACAGTACCTGCGTACCATCGGTGAATCAGGGCGTATGCCAGGACAGTTCAGCAGGATACGCGATATTGCCGTTGACAGCGACAATTACCTGTATGTGCTTGATGAAAGGGCCAATCGTGTGGATATTTTTGATGATCAGGGCCGCTTTGTAAACTGGATAGGAGGGCCTGAACGGGGTGAACCCAGGTTATTTGGGGATTTGCGCGGTATTGGTATTAATGGGGCTAATCAGCTTTATGTACTTGAAAACAACCCTGCAAGCCTGCATATTTTTTCCGATTCCGGTAAGCACATTCGCACGTTCCACAGCTTAGGTAGTGCAGGCAGTACGATTGAAAACGGACGCTCGCTTACCGTTTTCCAAAATGGTGATTTTTCCGTCCTTGATGGTGATAACGGCACCTTCAGCACCTTCAGCAAAAACGGAGAATTCATACAGCGTACCGGCCGTAGTGCACGCATGAGCTCCCCCGGTATTTTCCGTGATCCGCTGATTCTGCGTGCCTCTATTGAAAGTCCCAATACCTTACTGGTCATTGACGCCGGCGACAATAATGTGCAGGAATACGTGTACAGTTTTCAGCCGGAAGATTTCAGCAGGACCGAAAAAATACAGCTCGAGCACTTAACAGAAAGCATTCCAGCATTTTCAGATGCCGTTTTTGCACCCAATGGCGTGATGTATTACATACCGGATGGCAGTCAAAGTGAAGTTGTAGCGCTTGATCTGAATTACGGGGAAGTACGTTTCCGGTTGCCCGCCCAGCGTGCACACCGGCTCGCGACCGACAATAACAGCCGCGTATATATAGTCGATCAACACCGCAGGTCAAACGAAATCAATATCTTTAGTAGTGCCGGCGTGCTTGAACTGAGCCTGGGTCAGGATATTGCCAACCCCCTGCAAAGTCCTGAAGCCATTACTGTTAAAAGTGACGGCACCATCATCGTAGCGGACGCTTCACACCCGCGCCTTCATCAATGGGCGGCAAACGGAGAGTACCTCGGTGACGAAATTTCTCTCCGCCAACTCGACCATCGAAATATTTCGATTATACGCACTGACAGCCGGGATAACATTTACCTGCTCGATGGTTCTGAAAACGAAATCTACCGCCTCAATGCGGCAGGCATGCTCACCGATCCGCAACCGCTAACGGTATCCGGATACAATCCGGAGCGGGGAAATGCTGAAATAAGCTGGTTCGATATAGATTTGTCTGATCAGCTCCACTTATTCAATAATGAAACACTGCAATACTATTTATTTGAGTGGGAACCCAGTATTCAGTCCATCAATACCCCAAATCTGCTCTTCAAATTTGGCAGATCCGGGGAGAACGAGCTTGATTTCATGCGCACTGGTGCCGTAGCACTGAATCCGCATCAGCTCACAGCTCATGTAATGAACAATCGCGGCCGGGAAGTAAAGTCCATCGGCATCACCATAAGGCCGCCCAAACCTGACCTCGACTCCTTTGTTTTTTCGGTTGATGAGGAGGGCTTTTTGCACATTCGCCCTAAGGATGGCTTCGACGGGGTAACAAGCAGCTTCAGTTTAGCCATAGAAAACCTCGAAAACGGCGAGCTCGAAATCATAAGTTCGGATAATCAGACGATTTCCGTGAATTACGCAGATCAGCGCAATGAACTGCTAAATTTTCGGATTATGGGTGCAAGTGCGGGAAACCTGAGTGAACCCAGTGAAGCATTTCAGGACTACATTGGCTACGGCCGATATCTCGCTTCTCAGGAATTATTCATACACGCCCTCGAACAGTACGGACGTGCGCCCGGCTACTACTCCAATACTGACCCTGAAATGGTCAACTTTATTGCGCGGCAGTATATCAACTGGGGTCAGACGCTCACAAACCGCGGGGAAGCCTACCTTACTACGCTCATTTTACGGAATGCCAGCACGCTTATTGATGAGCGTGATCCCCTCACAAGAGATATCAGCGAAGTCCTCATTACGCTGTATAATACACTGGGACGCCGGGGCGCTTATGATGTACTCATAGAAAGCACCGATAATTTATTGGGTATCACATCACCTTCAATCGTTGATGAAGTAAGCCGTACAATAGGTCAGGTAGCTGCAGGGATGGCACGTACCGGTGTTGAACAGCGCATTCTGCAAAGCATTGAAATCTACAACCGCATGCTTGAGTGGGCCGATCAGCCTGACTGGGCGCTCAGCGGGCTTGCAGCTTCTCAGCTCAGTTACTTTGAACTGCTCGAACGTACAAATGCCCCGCATCACCTCAGCAGTTTGCGCATAAACCGCGCACAGCAAGCGGTGGAGGAAGCACTTGAAAAGATTCGTTTGGTTAATAACCTCTACAACGAAACCCGCATACTCCAACTTCGCATCCTGAATTATCAGGGGCAGCACGATCAGGTCATGGAGATCGCAGAACAGGAGCTTACCGATCAGATACCGGGCATGGATCAGCGTTTCGAACGCCTCTACCGATTACATGGCGGCAAGGCTATGCTTGCGGCCGGTGAATACAATCGGGCTATCTTCAATTTCACAGAGTTGCTTCAGCTGGATCAGGGGGATACAGATGTTCAGCTCATGCTTGCGGATGCTTATTTCAGGGATGGGCGCTATGCGGAAGCACAGGGTATTTACCGGCAGTTACAGCTCCGCAACCCGGATGAAGCCCTCTATCAGGGGCTGACAGGCCGTACCGAATTCGCTCTTGGTAACTACGCGGAAGCCTCCTTTCAGCTTGAGCAGGCCATTCGCGCCAACCCCGATATCAACTGGTTCTACGGAGAACTCGCCCGTGCATTCTTTATGGACGGCAAATACACCGAAGCATTAGCCTACTTTGAGCTTAGCGTGAGTGAAACCACAAACCGGCTCTCAGCTGCGCGGCAGCGTCAGCTTCCACAGCAGGCGCAAGCTGAAATACGCAGCGAACTGGAAACCTACCTTTTTGAACAAGGCGTGGCAGCTTCCCGTATTCGGGATTATGAAACAGCACAACAGGCCCTTCAAAGTCTGGTTGAGCTCACCCCCTCAAACGCGCAGTACTGGTTCGAACTGGGCAATGTATTCGTCAACACCGGGCTCGTTTATCAGGCTGAAAATGCTTTTTCACGGGCGCTTTCCATCGAATCTCAAAATGAAACCTACCGCAATGCTTTTAATCAGGCCCGTGAACGCAGCGACGAGTATGCCACAAATCAGCCGGCTGCTCGAATCCTGAGCGTGAACGTGAACCCTGTTTTCCCTTCCGTTTACCGGAATTATACGGACGCACAGTCGATCGGTGAGGTCGTAATCGAAAATAATACGGCTTCCGTAATCACCAATGCCCGGCTCGAGGTTTCATTCAGCCGCTTTGCTGCCGAAAGTTACTTCATTGACCTGCCGGTGATGTCACCAAGAAGCAACACTTCCGTACCCTTGTTCATGGCCTTCACCAGCGATATCATGACCAATGTTGAAGACACCAATGCGCAGCTCACGCTTAATCTGTTCTATAACCACCGCGGCGAGTCACTTACAGACGTCAGCAACGCCAATGTAACAATTCACCGCCGCAGCGCCATCAGCTGGCAGGACAAGCGGAGCCTGGCTTCATTCATATCTCCGGGCAGCGAAACCATACGGCAGTTTGTTTCTGAAATCAACAGCAACCTTGAACCACTCTCTGTACTTGACCTGCCGGAAGCCATTCTCATTGGCGCACGCCTGTACAGCACGCTAAACAACAGTGGCTTTGTTTATCAGCGGGATCCCAACATTGAGACAATTCTGGCTACCGGCGTTCTTGATGACATACAGTTCCCTGCTGAAACCCTCACACTCAGAAGCGGCGAATGCGATGACTTTGTTGTTATGTTTTGCAGCCTTTTTGAAGCTCAGGGCATTCGAACAGCCTACATTGATGTACCCGGCCATGTGTTCATGGCATTTGATACCGGTCTGAGTACAGACGAGCTTGATTTTATGGGGATGGATGCATGGAGATTTATTACTTATGAAAACCGTGTTTTCCTGCCTATTGAAACGACTCTGCTCGGGCGCGGAAGCTTTATGCAGGCCTGGGAAAATGCGGCCCTGCGCTGGCAGCAGGAGCGCGAAGCCGGAAACATGCCTCAGATTGTACCCATCGAGCAGGCCCATCGGGTCTATGCCCCTTCTGAGTACGTGCCTACAGATTTCCGGTCACCGCTGGTTTTCAGCGATGATCTGCTGGCCGATTTCAGCTACACGCTGCAGCAGGTCTTCAATAGTTTTAATGCCGGCATGATACAGAATATCGAACAACGCTTAACTGCAGAACCCGAAAATCTTTTTCTCGTAAACCAACTCGGTATTTTGTTAGCTCAAACCGGAGAAACCGACAGAGCAAAAGAGGTTTTTGAAAACGGGCTCGCAATTTTTCCGGAAAGTCCGCAGCTCAACAACAACATGGGAAACCTGTACTTCCAGGAAAGAAACTTCATCAGAGCTGCTGAATTTTATCGCAACAGCACACAGCTAAATGATCAAAATGCTGAGGTGTTTGTAAACCTTGCCCGTTCATTGCTGGAAGCGGGACAGACAGATGCTTCGAGAGACGCCCTCAGACAGGCGCTCCGTCTCGACCAAAATGTACGCAGCCGCTACGATTTCATTTTTAACGAGTTATTCTGA
- a CDS encoding tetratricopeptide repeat protein has translation MNHRFLYSLITSALFSLQLMNPCFSEARQTAASTAQPQSEAIGTLVFFQGRVMVFVEDNWRPATVNLPLTANRRIQTGPASQAEIEWRTGDTTVIGSNETHSLETLYAAFQQSSSRQTEGVFNRFRSMFRGQIDDSRQAEGGIRRDRVDLERKPNPGELYWYQDPQINIADAFETYESGDYRRALIELTLFTEQQPRSQHLRQALFMIGHCQIELNNIPQARETFNRIITLFPGEPIAGEAREVLQQL, from the coding sequence ATGAATCACAGATTTCTTTATTCTCTTATCACTTCAGCTCTGTTTTCTTTACAGCTGATGAACCCTTGTTTTTCTGAAGCCCGGCAAACGGCTGCCAGCACTGCTCAGCCACAGAGTGAAGCCATTGGTACCCTGGTCTTTTTTCAGGGCCGGGTGATGGTGTTTGTGGAAGACAACTGGCGGCCTGCAACTGTAAATCTACCCCTTACGGCTAACCGCCGTATACAGACCGGTCCCGCTTCGCAAGCTGAAATAGAGTGGCGAACAGGGGATACAACCGTCATTGGGAGCAATGAAACACATAGTCTTGAAACCCTTTATGCCGCGTTTCAGCAGTCATCATCGAGGCAGACGGAAGGTGTTTTTAACCGTTTCCGATCCATGTTTCGCGGACAGATCGACGATTCGCGGCAGGCTGAAGGGGGTATACGCCGCGACCGGGTCGACTTGGAACGTAAGCCAAACCCCGGCGAACTCTATTGGTATCAGGATCCTCAAATCAACATAGCCGACGCCTTTGAAACCTACGAAAGCGGTGACTACCGCAGGGCTCTTATCGAACTCACTCTCTTCACAGAACAACAGCCGCGGAGTCAGCACCTGCGTCAGGCGCTGTTTATGATAGGCCATTGTCAGATTGAGCTTAACAACATTCCGCAGGCACGCGAAACCTTCAACCGGATTATCACCCTGTTTCCCGGCGAACCCATTGCCGGGGAGGCACGTGAAGTTCTTCAGCAGCTGTAG
- a CDS encoding CHASE2 domain-containing protein — protein MKFYKANFNMQLPAGKPGWKLLSFVIICVLSLLITQAFSWVNQNLTRSPLTAIDLAIDDLALQIRTLTYQDKRVSPNDFVIIDIDDFSISQLGRVQLWPRKFDAQVIRNISSGKPRVILLDALYTETDALPEAYVGLLTERGFEQANSIVAAMSTDVYLTEAIREAGNVILGMFDTSADFLEGDSFNAELATQLLPRIYGSRQFSGGYYQRSVPVLPATDFAHNAKAMGLLKVNPDPDGTVRLYTLLQQSPFLDGETTASQVRLLPSFILPAALSYLGLTDADVEAQHGLIRLGNVMRIPVNQRAEFSLNWLGSGEGFRYISFYNVWSGQVPLSFFEDKIVFVGSSAAGLEDLKNTPVNQVMPGVEVHATALYNLLNESWLVRLDDSHQLWLKGLLVFFCSALFLLIPQWQALIAVLILISLQFFGYVLLIVPELKVLFPLSGVVILTISSFTLSLVYRNATEGREKRQLKLAFSSYVSPQIVEELIETGRDPQLGGSEREISAFFSDIESFSRISEKLNAPQLVELMNEYLDAMTSIITEERGTLDKYIGDAIVAFFGAPITVEDHALRSCVSACRIMEAETALREKWTETKADWPQEIFRLKSRVGINSGLAVTGNMGSSKRFNYTMMGDTVNLAARCESAAKQYGIQAIVTESTRDQALKAGADCSFRKLDRVTVVGRTKAVELYELVGFRDKLSDQQQRCIAAYENGFEAYLKQEWTTATAYFTEALSLETNTAHNPSAVMISRCEALRVQPPDDGWNGVFNLKSK, from the coding sequence ATGAAATTCTACAAGGCCAACTTCAATATGCAGCTTCCTGCTGGTAAACCCGGCTGGAAGCTGCTCAGTTTTGTAATCATTTGCGTACTATCGCTGCTGATTACACAGGCCTTTTCCTGGGTAAACCAAAACCTTACCCGCTCTCCGCTTACAGCTATTGATCTTGCGATTGATGACCTTGCCCTTCAAATCCGAACCCTGACCTATCAGGACAAACGGGTCAGTCCGAATGATTTTGTTATCATTGATATAGATGACTTCTCGATTTCACAGCTCGGAAGGGTTCAGCTTTGGCCCAGAAAATTCGACGCACAGGTTATCCGGAACATTAGCTCCGGAAAACCTCGCGTAATTCTGCTCGACGCACTCTACACAGAAACAGACGCGCTTCCTGAAGCTTATGTAGGGCTTCTAACCGAAAGAGGCTTTGAACAGGCAAACAGTATTGTTGCGGCAATGAGTACTGACGTCTATTTGACGGAAGCCATCCGGGAAGCCGGAAATGTCATTTTGGGCATGTTTGACACATCCGCGGATTTTCTGGAGGGTGATTCATTCAATGCTGAACTGGCAACACAGCTGCTACCACGTATCTATGGCAGCCGTCAGTTCTCAGGAGGCTACTATCAGCGCAGTGTACCGGTTTTACCTGCCACTGATTTTGCACACAATGCCAAAGCCATGGGCTTGCTCAAAGTGAATCCTGACCCGGATGGCACCGTGCGGCTTTACACCCTGCTTCAGCAAAGCCCGTTTCTGGATGGGGAAACAACAGCATCTCAGGTTCGCCTTCTTCCTTCCTTCATCCTTCCCGCCGCATTAAGCTACCTTGGGCTTACCGATGCTGATGTAGAAGCCCAACATGGGTTGATCCGTCTGGGCAATGTTATGCGGATCCCGGTAAACCAGCGGGCAGAGTTCAGCCTGAACTGGTTGGGGAGCGGTGAAGGCTTCCGGTACATCTCATTTTATAATGTATGGAGCGGACAGGTACCGCTTTCGTTTTTTGAAGATAAAATAGTGTTCGTAGGGAGCAGTGCTGCGGGCCTTGAAGATCTCAAAAACACCCCGGTCAATCAGGTAATGCCCGGGGTGGAAGTACACGCCACAGCTTTGTACAATCTGCTAAATGAGAGCTGGCTCGTCCGTCTCGACGACAGCCATCAGCTTTGGCTTAAAGGCCTGCTGGTATTTTTTTGCAGTGCCCTGTTTTTACTCATCCCGCAATGGCAGGCACTAATAGCCGTACTGATTCTTATTTCGCTGCAATTCTTTGGCTATGTGCTCCTTATCGTACCGGAACTCAAAGTCCTTTTTCCGCTCTCCGGAGTTGTTATCCTAACGATCAGCTCTTTTACGCTTTCACTTGTGTACCGGAATGCGACGGAAGGCCGCGAAAAACGTCAGCTAAAACTTGCCTTTTCTTCTTACGTTTCGCCGCAAATTGTTGAGGAGCTTATTGAAACCGGCAGGGATCCGCAGCTGGGCGGGTCAGAACGTGAGATTTCGGCTTTCTTTAGCGACATTGAATCTTTCTCGCGTATTTCGGAGAAACTCAATGCCCCACAGCTGGTTGAACTGATGAATGAGTACCTCGACGCCATGACCTCCATTATTACCGAGGAGCGCGGTACCCTTGATAAATACATTGGTGACGCCATCGTAGCCTTTTTTGGCGCACCAATTACGGTTGAAGACCATGCCCTGAGGTCTTGTGTATCTGCCTGCAGGATTATGGAAGCTGAAACAGCACTCCGGGAGAAATGGACAGAAACAAAAGCAGACTGGCCACAAGAAATATTCCGGCTGAAAAGCCGGGTTGGCATCAACTCGGGCCTTGCGGTAACCGGCAACATGGGTTCTTCGAAACGATTTAATTATACTATGATGGGGGATACCGTGAACCTTGCAGCCCGTTGCGAAAGCGCGGCAAAACAGTACGGCATACAGGCCATTGTAACCGAATCTACGCGGGATCAGGCGCTAAAGGCTGGCGCTGACTGCAGCTTCCGGAAGCTTGACCGGGTAACGGTTGTTGGACGAACTAAGGCTGTGGAGCTTTACGAGCTTGTGGGATTTCGCGATAAGCTCAGCGATCAGCAACAGCGCTGTATTGCTGCATATGAAAACGGATTTGAAGCCTATTTGAAACAGGAATGGACGACAGCAACGGCGTATTTCACAGAAGCCCTTTCCCTGGAAACAAATACCGCACATAACCCATCGGCAGTCATGATTTCCCGCTGTGAAGCCCTCCGGGTTCAGCCTCCGGATGATGGATGGAACGGCGTATTTAACCTTAAGTCAAAATAA